The Leishmania infantum JPCM5 genome chromosome 26 DNA window TTCGGCGTTGGCATGCCCgcagcctgcagcagcgcggcgatgTGGTTCTCCGTCGTGGCTTCGTCCACGGAGATGGACACCTCGTTCGTTGAGCCATCCACAAAAATGTTGATGCCCCTCTCGACGCACCGCTGGGCGTAGTCAGCCGCCGTCATGGAGCTCGCCTCCATTGAGAAGGAGAGCGTGTCAAAGTAGGTGGTGTTCACCGGGGAAAAGCCGAGCGACTCCATGCCGACGGCGAACAGCTTCGCCTTCTGGTGAATCTCCCTCGCGAGCTGCTTCAGCCCCTCCGGGCCGTGGTAGATCGCGTAGAAGGCATTCATGTTCGCGAGCAGTGCCTGCGCCGTGCAGATATTCGAGGTGGCCCGCTCGCGTTTGATGTGTTGCTCGCGCGTCTGCAATGCCATGCGAATGGCCGGATCGCCGGCGTTGTCCTTGCTGATGCCAACTATACGACCCGGGGACAGCCGTTTCAAGTTGTCCGTGATGGCCATAAAAGCGGCGTGTGGTCCGCCGTAGCCCAGCGGGGTGCCAAAGCGCTGCGCGCAGCCCACCACAACGTCCGCGCCCATCTCGCCAGCCGGCTTGACGAGGCAGCTCGCCATCAGGTCGACGCCTGCGCAGCAGACGACGCCATTCGCCTTGGCACGGGCAAAGAGGGTGGTGAAGTCGTGCAACTCGCCCTTTGCGTCTGGGGTCTGCACAAAAATACCACTCAGCTCGGCATCATCGAGGTCGAGGGACTGAACATCACCGACGATCACCTGTGCTCCCAGcgggtgcgcacgcgtgcggaTCATCTCGATCGATGACAGAAAGACGCCTTTCGACACAAAGAACTTCATGCGCTTGTGACGGTGATGATTCAGGGCGAGGTACATACACTCCCCCGCAGCCGTCGCCTGGTCGAGCAGCGACGCGTTGGAAATGTCCATCTTGGTCAGGTCCGTCACCATTGTCTGAAAGTTGAGGAGCGACTCAAGGCGGCCCTGAGCGATTTCTGACTGGAACGGGGTGTACGGGGTGTACCACATGGGGTTCTCCAGCACGTTCCGCATGATCGTGCTCGGGATGATGCACTCGTAGTAGCCCTGGCCTATCATGCTCTTCAGAACTTTGTTCTGTGCGCCGAGGCTCTTCAGGTAGGACAGAGCCTCTGTCTCACTCAAACACTTGAAGTTGTTCAGCGGAGTGCGAAGGATATCGCTCGGCAGCACTGTGGTCATGAGCTCCGCGAGGCTCTCCTTGCCGACCGTCTTCAGCATCTCGACGGTCTCCTTACGTGTGGGGCCGATGTGGCGGTTCAAGTACGCGTCCGTAGAGGTGTAGCGCGCCAGGCGTGAGGGCGCCGGAGCGCCGTTAACGCgaaggagacggcggagCATGAGGGCGGATGcgggggagagaaaaggaggggtTTTGAACCCCGAATTTGACGCTGacccaaaagaaaaagacgGAAACTATTCACGTTTGTCGTGTGGCACCGTGAGTGTCACCTCTGTGGGAATGGGTGTGGACAAAGTGTGTTGCACCACGGGCGACACCACAGCGCATGGAGAGTGGAGAAtgggaaaaggaaaagagagcggAGGACATGCTCAGAGCAACGCTTCAATCTGCCCGCTTTCTTCGGCGTGTCCAATGTGCCGCGAAAACGTCAACAAGTATGCGCCTAAAAACCCATAACTCGCCCACTTCTGTCGCTCTACTGCTAACTCTTAGCCCTCTCGCACTCGCAGTGAGCCGCGGAATCGGGGAAATACATCGTACGGCTTCCTCTGGCCCTTTCACGTGAAGTCTCCCGGTACGTGCTACACGGCTGGCGCGAGGCGGGCACTCGGGTGGACTGAATGCTGTCATCCAAACAGGGTTGATTCCACCGTCTTGCGCgaaggcgcaggcggtggcgcctgTCCTCCGTGTAACAGTGGTCAGTTCAGGGGCATGCCACGTAAGGTCAAGAAGGAAGTTCCCCCTGCGTCAGTTCAGAGCCCCCTTAGGCCCTGCACCGTTCCCGAGTTCCACCCTGCGCTCTCAGCGCGTCACCATCATCAGCACCGAGCAAATGGGTTCACAAGTGTATCTTCCTGAATGATATACACGCCGGGCAGGGCATCTGTGAGAAGCCATCTGCATACACTTTGGAGGGAAGGTGGCGCCCGTAAGCACCCGAGGTCAGGCATCCTTCCTCCGGCTTTGTTCAGACGGAGCACATCCGCGACATGCCTGCGCGCCACAATGACAGGTTCCAGACACACCAATAAGGTTGTGAGAAGGCCAAGAGGGGATCCTACAGCGTCAGTGACCGCCGGAGGCGCACATAcgtcttctttctttttttttagcgGCGCCAGGGGGGAGCGAGGGCCTGTAGAGTAGTCGGGGTTGAGTTCTCTCTACTTGCTTCAGTGGAACTTCGGCGCTCTCAATTGTCTTTCAGAATTTCATACGCGCAGCAAGATATCTGAGAGAGCGAAAAATGGATGGCTgagcgcctctgctgcgctgcaccgaGATGCCGGATCAAGGGCTAGCATTTTCGTCAACAAGTCAAGCGCCTCAGGGGGCACAaaaggcagcagcacacgcaggccagttccctttttctcttcgAAAGAAACCTTCTCCCAGTCAGGCAGCTGGCGGTAGAAGCTACACGTCCCGCCCGTGGGGGTACCGAAGACGTCAAATATCTTCGCGATCTGGCTGATATCCCCATCGCCTGTAAAGAAAGGGCGGCCGTGGCCACGCAGGAGTTCGGCGAAGACGCACCCAGCCGCCCAGAGGTCCACCTCGCCCCCGTAGCGTCGCTGGCCAAAGAGCAGCTCCGGCGCGCGGTACCAGCGCGACACAACCTCGTGTGACATGTCTGAGCATAGTGGGCGACTGAGGCCAAAGTCGCCGAGCTTGAGGCACCCATCCACAGCAACAAAGCAGTTCGACGGTTTCACATCGCGGTGTAGAATACCGCTCGAGTGCAATGCGTGCAGCGCGGTGAGAAGCATGCGCATATACGACTGCGTcaacagcagcggaagcgggTGAGCCGGACTGCACTTGCGCAAGACACACGCCAAGTCCTCCATACAGCGCTCCATCACCACAGCCATGTGG harbors:
- a CDS encoding putative protein kinase, with the protein product MDKYALGPVIGEGQFGSVRMATVKATGQTVAVKLLHVPRLTEGIPHPVARELLIASRVASPFLVKTIEIAPYGSHMAVVMERCMEDLACVLRKCSPAHPLPLLLTQSYMRMLLTALHALHSSGILHRDVKPSNCFVAVDGCLKLGDFGLSRPLCSDMSHEVVSRWYRAPELLFGQRRYGGEVDLWAAGCVFAELLRGHGRPFFTGDGDISQIAKIFDVFGTPTGGTCSFYRQLPDWEKVSFEEKKGTGLRVLLPFVPPEALDLLTKMLALDPASRCSAAEALSHPFFALSDILLRV